In Mycobacterium sp. 050128, one genomic interval encodes:
- the panC gene encoding pantoate--beta-alanine ligase produces MTVRPPAFKPGELNVYSSPREVSDVSRALRHTGRRVMLVPTMGALHDGHLALVRAAKRVPGSVVVVSIFVNPLQFGAGEDLDAYPRTLDADLALLRGQGVEIVFAPTAAAMYPDGMRTTVAPGPLAGELEGASRPTHFAGMLTVVCKLLQIVHPDRAFFGEKDYQQLVLIRQMVADLNVDVQIVGVPIVRESDGLAMSSRNRYLDTEQRELAVALSAALTAGAHAAIHGVQAALDAARAVLDATPGVVLDYLVLRSTELGPDPVDGAGRLLVAARLGTTRLLDNVAIQIGNLAGTSGGPDGHVESPWRN; encoded by the coding sequence ATGACGGTCCGGCCACCGGCTTTCAAACCGGGCGAACTCAACGTCTACTCGTCGCCGCGCGAGGTGTCGGACGTCAGCCGCGCGCTGCGCCACACCGGCCGCCGGGTGATGCTGGTGCCGACGATGGGCGCACTGCACGACGGGCATCTTGCCCTGGTGCGCGCCGCCAAACGCGTGCCCGGTTCGGTGGTGGTGGTTTCGATCTTCGTGAATCCGTTGCAGTTTGGTGCCGGGGAAGACCTCGACGCCTACCCGCGCACGCTCGACGCCGACCTGGCGCTGCTGCGCGGCCAAGGTGTCGAGATCGTGTTCGCCCCGACCGCCGCGGCGATGTATCCCGACGGCATGCGCACCACCGTGGCGCCCGGGCCGTTGGCCGGTGAACTCGAAGGTGCTTCGCGGCCAACGCATTTCGCGGGGATGCTGACAGTGGTGTGCAAGCTGCTTCAGATCGTGCACCCGGACCGTGCGTTCTTCGGCGAGAAGGATTACCAGCAATTGGTGCTGATCCGACAGATGGTTGCCGACTTGAACGTCGACGTGCAGATCGTCGGTGTGCCGATCGTCCGGGAATCCGACGGGCTGGCGATGTCGTCGCGCAATCGCTACCTCGATACCGAGCAGCGCGAACTGGCCGTGGCGCTTTCGGCGGCGCTGACGGCCGGGGCGCACGCGGCGATACATGGTGTCCAGGCTGCGCTGGACGCGGCCCGCGCGGTGCTCGACGCCACACCCGGCGTCGTGCTCGACTACCTGGTTTTGCGCAGCACCGAGCTGGGGCCGGATCCCGTCGATGGAGCCGGCCGGCTGCTGGTCGCCGCCCGGCTCGGCACCACGAGACTGCTGGACAATGTCGCAATCCAAATCGGTAATCTCGCCGGCACCTCTGGGGGGCCGGACGGGCATGTTGAATCACCTTGGAGGAACTGA
- a CDS encoding type III pantothenate kinase yields the protein MLLAIDVRNTHTVVGLLSGAKEHAKVVQQWRIRTESEVTADELALTIDGLIGDDSEQLTGAAALSTVPSVLHEVRVMLDQYWPSVPHVLIEPGVRTGIPLLVDNPKEVGADRIVNCLAAFQKFGKPCIVVDFGSSICVDVVSAKGEFLGGAIAPGIQVSSDAAAARSAALRRVELSRPRSVVGKNTVECMQAGAVFGFAGLVDGLVGRIREDVDGFSGDDVVVVATGHTAPLLLSELQTVAQYDQHLTLQGLRLVFERNRDSGRGRLKTAR from the coding sequence GTGCTGCTGGCGATCGACGTCCGCAACACGCACACCGTCGTCGGGCTGCTATCCGGCGCCAAGGAGCACGCAAAAGTCGTGCAGCAGTGGCGGATCCGCACCGAATCCGAGGTCACCGCGGACGAACTGGCCCTGACCATCGACGGCCTGATCGGCGACGACTCCGAGCAGTTGACCGGCGCCGCGGCGCTGTCCACCGTCCCGTCGGTGCTGCACGAGGTGCGGGTCATGCTCGATCAGTACTGGCCGTCGGTGCCGCATGTGCTGATCGAGCCCGGCGTGCGGACCGGGATCCCGCTGCTGGTCGACAATCCGAAAGAAGTGGGCGCCGACCGGATCGTCAACTGCCTGGCGGCCTTTCAGAAATTCGGGAAGCCCTGCATCGTCGTCGACTTCGGATCGTCGATCTGTGTCGACGTGGTGTCGGCCAAGGGCGAGTTCCTCGGCGGCGCCATCGCGCCCGGAATTCAGGTCTCCTCGGATGCCGCCGCGGCCCGCTCTGCCGCGCTGCGCCGGGTCGAGTTGTCCCGGCCCCGGTCGGTGGTCGGCAAGAACACCGTCGAGTGCATGCAGGCCGGCGCGGTGTTCGGTTTCGCCGGACTGGTCGACGGCCTGGTGGGGCGCATTCGCGAAGACGTCGACGGCTTTTCCGGCGACGACGTGGTGGTGGTGGCGACCGGCCACACCGCGCCGCTGCTGCTGTCCGAGCTGCAGACCGTCGCCCAGTACGACCAGCACCTGACACTGCAGGGGCTGCGGCTGGTCTTTGAGCGCAACCGCGACTCCGGCCGCGGCCGGCTGAAAACCGCACGCTGA
- the panD gene encoding aspartate 1-decarboxylase, with translation MFRTMLKSKIHRATVTQADLHYVGSVTIDADLMDAADLLEGEQVTIVDIDNGARLVTYAITGERGTGVIGINGAAAHLVHPGDLVILIAYGTMEDAEARAYQPRIVFVDADNKQIDLGSDPAFVPDFEILGAAELLPARGRYPHNPRIGAR, from the coding sequence ATGTTTCGCACGATGCTGAAATCGAAGATCCACCGTGCCACCGTCACGCAGGCTGATCTGCACTACGTCGGCTCGGTGACGATCGACGCCGACCTGATGGACGCGGCCGACCTGCTCGAGGGAGAGCAGGTGACCATCGTCGACATCGACAACGGCGCCCGCCTCGTCACCTACGCGATCACCGGCGAGCGTGGCACCGGCGTCATCGGAATCAATGGTGCAGCAGCACATCTCGTGCACCCCGGCGACCTGGTGATCCTTATCGCCTACGGCACGATGGAAGACGCCGAGGCACGCGCCTACCAGCCGCGCATCGTCTTCGTCGACGCCGACAACAAGCAGATCGACCTGGGTAGCGATCCGGCATTCGTGCCCGACTTCGAAATACTCGGAGCGGCCGAATTGCTCCCCGCCCGCGGGCGGTACCCCCACAATCCCCGGATCGGCGCGCGATAG